One genomic region from Clostridia bacterium encodes:
- the proS gene encoding proline--tRNA ligase: MPKQEQFVKEITDMNVDFARWYTDVILKTELVDYGPVKGTMIIRPYAYEIWENIQAELNARFKKTGHKNAYFPMFIPYSFLVKETEHVEGFAPEVALVTHVGDTELPEKLVVRPTSETIICDSYSKWVKSWRDLPILINQWANVVRWEKTTRPFLRTSEFLWQEGHTVHETPEEAQEETLKMLEVYREFAENVLAIPVLVGRKSEKEKFAGAQATYGMEAMMLDGKSLQAGTSHYFGDNFSKAFNIKYSSKEGDLKYVYQTSWGTSTRMIGALIMAHGDNRGLALPPKVAPIQAIIIPIAAHKGGVNEKADEIKAALEEAGVRVEIDKREQSTGWKFNEWEMKGVPVRIEVGPRDLENGVVTVARRDDLANKTTIKLDDLATAIPALLADIQKNMLEKARTFRDAHIVVCEDMEGLTEAVNSGNFVKAMWCGDRACEDKVKELTGASTRVMPFDQTPVGSKCVCCGKNLLKEDGSTDGKVIYFAKAY, translated from the coding sequence ATGCCGAAACAAGAACAATTTGTCAAAGAAATCACCGATATGAACGTGGACTTTGCCCGCTGGTACACCGACGTCATTCTGAAAACCGAACTCGTCGATTACGGTCCGGTCAAAGGTACGATGATCATTCGCCCGTATGCCTACGAAATTTGGGAAAATATCCAAGCGGAACTCAACGCCCGTTTCAAGAAGACCGGGCATAAGAACGCGTACTTCCCGATGTTTATTCCGTACAGCTTCCTCGTTAAAGAAACGGAGCACGTCGAAGGCTTCGCGCCCGAAGTCGCGCTCGTTACCCACGTCGGCGACACCGAGCTTCCCGAAAAACTCGTCGTCCGCCCGACTTCCGAGACGATCATCTGCGACAGCTATTCCAAATGGGTCAAGAGCTGGCGCGATCTCCCGATCCTCATCAACCAATGGGCGAACGTCGTCCGCTGGGAAAAGACGACCCGCCCCTTCCTCAGGACTTCCGAATTCCTGTGGCAGGAAGGTCACACCGTCCACGAGACTCCCGAAGAGGCGCAGGAAGAGACCCTGAAAATGCTCGAAGTCTATCGCGAATTCGCGGAGAACGTCCTCGCGATCCCCGTCCTCGTCGGCAGGAAGTCCGAAAAGGAAAAGTTCGCGGGCGCGCAAGCGACCTACGGAATGGAAGCGATGATGCTGGACGGCAAGAGCCTGCAAGCCGGAACGAGCCACTATTTCGGCGATAATTTCAGCAAAGCGTTCAATATCAAATATTCATCCAAAGAGGGCGATTTGAAGTACGTCTATCAGACGAGCTGGGGGACTTCGACCCGTATGATCGGCGCCTTGATCATGGCGCACGGCGATAACCGCGGTCTTGCGCTTCCCCCGAAAGTCGCACCCATCCAAGCGATCATCATCCCGATCGCGGCGCATAAAGGCGGCGTAAACGAAAAGGCGGACGAAATCAAGGCGGCTCTCGAAGAAGCGGGCGTCCGCGTCGAGATCGACAAGCGCGAGCAAAGCACGGGCTGGAAGTTCAACGAATGGGAAATGAAAGGCGTTCCCGTCCGCATCGAAGTCGGACCGCGCGACCTTGAAAACGGCGTCGTAACGGTCGCTCGCCGCGACGATCTCGCGAATAAGACGACGATCAAGCTTGATGACCTTGCAACCGCGATCCCCGCGCTCCTCGCCGACATCCAAAAGAATATGCTTGAAAAAGCGAGGACTTTCCGCGACGCGCATATCGTCGTCTGCGAAGATATGGAAGGACTTACCGAAGCCGTAAACAGCGGAAACTTCGTAAAAGCGATGTGGTGCGGCGACCGCGCCTGCGAGGACAAAGTCAAAGAATTGACCGGCGCTTCGACCCGCGTTATGCCCTTCGACCAGACCCCGGTCGGCTCGAAATGCGTCTGCTGCGGCAAGAACCTCTTAAAAGAGGACGGCTCGACGGACGGCAAGGTGATTTACTTCGCAAAAGCGTATTAA
- a CDS encoding dihydrofolate reductase — translation MNAIAAVNEKGYIGKGGDLLYSIKEDMSYFAATTRGKTLVMGRKTLLSLPGGKGLKGRTNIVLSRTMTKEEAESRSAILARSPEEIEEITRSLGISEEDVFVIGGGEVYSLLLPYCKTLYITRVFLQDEGDAAFPEIPSDFSLIEGEEKEANGIRFRFDKYVR, via the coding sequence ATGAACGCGATCGCAGCCGTAAACGAAAAAGGCTATATCGGGAAAGGCGGCGATCTTCTTTACTCGATCAAAGAAGATATGTCGTACTTCGCCGCGACGACGAGGGGCAAAACCCTTGTTATGGGCAGAAAGACCCTTTTATCTCTCCCCGGTGGGAAAGGTCTGAAAGGCAGGACGAATATCGTCCTTTCGCGGACGATGACGAAAGAAGAAGCGGAAAGCCGCTCGGCGATCCTCGCGCGATCCCCCGAAGAGATCGAAGAAATCACGAGATCGCTCGGAATTTCCGAAGAAGACGTCTTCGTAATCGGCGGGGGCGAGGTCTATTCTTTGCTCCTTCCCTATTGCAAGACTCTTTATATCACCCGCGTTTTCTTACAAGACGAAGGCGACGCGGCGTTTCCCGAGATCCCTTCCGATTTTTCTTTGATCGAAGGCGAGGAAAAAGAAGCGAACGGGATCCGCTTCCGTTTCGACAAATATGTCCGATAG
- the thyA gene encoding thymidylate synthase — MSLADEIFIQNVNDILSSGVSDADMEVRPRWDDGAPAHTIKKFCIVNRYDLSKEFPITTLRYTNFRAALDELLWIWQKKSNNVHDLNSHIWDAWADETGSIGKAYGYQLGVKHHYKEGDFDQVDRILYDLKHNPASRRIMSNIYVHADLSEMHLYPCAYSMTFNVANGKLNAILNQRSQDFLTANNWNVVQYALLVHMFAQVSGLEVGEFVHVIADAHIYDRHIDMIKEVIAKEPLPAPRLIMDKSITNFYDFTVDSFSLENYEYHKLGKKIPVAV; from the coding sequence ATGAGTTTAGCCGACGAGATTTTTATTCAAAACGTAAACGACATTTTGAGTAGCGGAGTCAGCGACGCGGATATGGAAGTCCGCCCGCGCTGGGATGACGGCGCGCCCGCGCACACGATCAAAAAGTTTTGCATCGTAAATCGTTACGATCTCTCGAAAGAATTCCCGATCACGACCCTGCGCTACACGAATTTTCGCGCCGCGCTCGACGAGCTTTTATGGATCTGGCAAAAGAAAAGCAATAACGTCCACGATCTGAATTCCCATATTTGGGACGCTTGGGCGGACGAGACGGGCTCGATCGGAAAGGCGTACGGCTATCAACTCGGCGTAAAGCACCACTATAAAGAAGGCGACTTCGACCAAGTCGACCGCATTTTGTACGATCTCAAACACAATCCGGCTTCCCGCCGCATTATGAGCAATATTTACGTCCACGCCGATCTCTCCGAAATGCATCTCTACCCCTGCGCTTATTCCATGACGTTCAACGTCGCGAACGGGAAACTGAACGCGATCCTGAACCAGCGTTCGCAGGACTTTTTGACGGCGAATAACTGGAACGTCGTCCAGTACGCCCTTCTCGTCCATATGTTCGCGCAGGTCAGCGGACTCGAAGTCGGAGAATTCGTCCACGTCATCGCGGACGCGCATATCTACGATCGCCATATCGATATGATCAAAGAAGTCATCGCGAAAGAGCCGCTTCCCGCGCCGCGCCTTATTATGGACAAGAGCATCACGAACTTTTACGATTTCACGGTGGACAGCTTCTCCTTGGAAAATTACGAGTATCACAAACTCGGTAAAAAGATCCCGGTGGCGGTATGA
- the spoIIR gene encoding stage II sporulation protein R: MKRYILIFLCLILFAAVGTLLLTSCAPAPAREKYIRIHIRANSDREEDQTIKLAVRDSIVQYLAPLAVTAKTKEEMWELMKNRKSEIEKIADDTLLGCGYSYTARVKLGKEDFPTKSYGDLTLEKGTYDAVVVELGTGKGKNWWCVAFPPLCFVAAKETGTEEIRYRSWIAELFHK; encoded by the coding sequence ATGAAACGTTACATATTGATTTTTCTTTGTTTGATTCTCTTCGCCGCCGTCGGCACTCTCCTATTGACTTCCTGCGCGCCTGCGCCCGCCCGCGAAAAATATATAAGGATTCATATTCGCGCAAATTCCGACAGAGAAGAAGACCAAACGATCAAACTCGCCGTCCGCGACAGCATCGTCCAATATCTCGCGCCGCTCGCGGTGACCGCGAAGACCAAAGAGGAAATGTGGGAACTTATGAAAAATCGAAAAAGCGAGATCGAAAAGATCGCGGACGACACTCTTCTCGGTTGCGGTTATTCCTACACGGCGAGGGTAAAACTCGGAAAAGAGGATTTTCCCACAAAATCTTACGGCGATCTGACCCTCGAAAAGGGAACCTACGACGCCGTCGTCGTCGAACTCGGAACGGGGAAAGGTAAAAATTGGTGGTGCGTCGCGTTCCCGCCTTTATGCTTCGTGGCGGCGAAAGAAACGGGGACGGAAGAGATACGATATCGCAGCTGGATCGCCGAGTTATTCCATAAATAG